A genomic window from Parasteatoda tepidariorum isolate YZ-2023 chromosome 10, CAS_Ptep_4.0, whole genome shotgun sequence includes:
- the LOC107457393 gene encoding charged multivesicular body protein 2b, whose amino-acid sequence MSIFSKKPTVEEQMRQQNRILRKAQRDVEKDRRDLERQEKQLEMEIRKAAKQGNKQVATVLAKNLVRVRQQKARTYTAQSKIQSVGSTTKAMASSAKLADTMATTAKTMGAVNREMNPMGIAKTMQDFEKETTKMGMTEEIIEDSLSAVLDESGDEDEEDAVINQVLDEIGIEISGKMATAPSAHKGALGGTSKATLPSDEELERQLAQLKS is encoded by the exons atgagtatattttcgaaaaaaccCACAGTGGAAG agcAAATGCGccaacaaaatagaattttgagaAAGGCTCAAAGAGATGTTGAAAAAGATCGAAGGGATTTAGAAAGACAAGAAAAACAACtg gaAATGGAAATCAGGAAAGCTGCTAAACAAGGAAACAAAcag gtcGCCACTGTGTTAGCTAAAAATTTAGTTCGTGTTAGACAACAAAAGGCTCGAACTTATACTGCTCAGTCAAAAATTCAGTCTGTTGGTTCTACAacaaag GCGATGGCATCGAGTGCTAAGCTGGCAGATACAATGGCAACAACAGCAAAG ACTATGGGAGCTGTTAACAGAGAAATGAATCCTATGGGAATAGCCAAAACAATGcaagattttgaaaaagaaacaactaaaaTGGGAATGACTGAAGAAATAA ttgaaGATAGTTTAAGTGCAGTATTAGATGAATCTGGTGATGAAGACGAAGAAGATGCTGTGATTAATCAAGTTTTAGATGAAATTGGCATTGAAATATCTGGAAAG atgGCAACAGCTCCTTCAGCACATAAAGGAGCCTTAGGTGGAACTAGCAAAGCTACCCTTCCATCGGATGAAGAATTAGAGAGACAACTTGCACAGCTTAAATCATAA